The genomic segment TTTTTCGCCATCCGGGGTCGACCCTCTTTTTGTATGGTGTTTTGTGTCTAACGGGCCTGTTTTTGATGGGCGTTTATTGGGTTGGAAGTCATTTTCTCACGGGAGGGAATCTGGTTTCCATCGGAGCTCTTTTTCTTTTTCAGCAGTTCATCATCTTTTTAAAAGTGGGGCTGCGACTTCAATTTTTTGCATCGCAAATTGTGTTGGTAAATCGAATTCGCTCGCCGTTTAGCTATCTTTAGGGTTCGTGTTTACTTGAGACTTATTTTTTTCACCCCCGAAAGATAAGAGTAAAAGGAATTCAGAGTGATAAACTTTGTAAAAATCTCAGCAACGGGAAACGATTTCATTCTCATTGACAATCGAAACCAGCAGTTATTGCCCGAACCGGGGTGGATCCGCCGGATCTGTGCCCGGCGCACCGGTGCGGGCGCAGACGGTATTTTGCTTTTGGAGCCGTCGGATCGACTCGATTTTTCGATGCGGTATTTTAACGCAGACGGATCCGAGGGGGAACTCTGCGGTAATGGTGCCCGCGCCATTGCCTATTTTGGCCGGATGCTTGGGTTGGGAAATGGAGAGAGACTCACATTCATGACCCAAAGTGGGCCCATTTCAGCCCGGGTGAGCGGAACGTACGTGCGGGTGTCCATGCCAATGGCACAGGACATCGACCTCACACTTCAGCTGGCTGAGGCATTTGGTCTGACAAGCGAAGGATTTGCCCGGGTAGGGGTACCGCATTTTGTGGTCAGGGCTCATAATCTGGCCGATGTGGATGTGGAAACAATCGGGAAAGCCCTGCGTTTTCACCCGCATTTTTCAAAGGGAACAAACGTCAATTTTGTTGATTTTCAAGATGAACACACACTTCACATCCGAACTTACGAGAGGGGGGTTGAGGCTGAAACTCTGGCGTGTGGAACCGGCTCTGCCGCGTCGGCTATTGTAGGTTTTCTGAAGGGCTATGTCCGGCCGCCGGTTACGGTGGTAGCTCGTGGTGGAACATTGACTATTGACTTTGATTCCGAACGGAGTTCTGTTTTTTTGAGTGGAACGGTTACCGTGATTTACTCCGCTGAACTTCAACTCGGGAAAGACGCATGAGCATGAATCTGGCCGATGTTCGGGGGGAGTTTTCTCACACCCGGAAAATGGTTTACCTGGAGCATGCGGCAGTGGCCCCGCTTCCGGTGCGCACGGTTCAAGCAATGCAGACGTTTCTCACCAAACGACACGCGGGTCCGGTTAAATTTGACGAAGAGAATATTGCGCATCTGGCGCAATTACGCCAGAAACTGGCTCAACTTATTCAGGCGGATTCAGCGGACCGGATTGCTCTGGTTCCCAACACCTCCACCGGCATTAATATTTTTGCACAGGGATTTCCCTTCCAGCCGGGCGACCGGATTCTCATTCCGTCCATTGAATTTCCTTCCAACGTGTACCCGTATCTGAATCTCCGGCGCAAGGGTGTAAAAGTGGATTTTTTGCCGGTTTCCGGGAAAGAAATCACACGTGAAATAATTGCCCCCCATTTTACGCCGCACACACGCGTGCTGGCCATTTCATTTGTGCAGTTTACCAACGGCTTTCGGGCCAATCTGAAAGAACTGGCCGATTTCTGCCACGCCCGCGGCGCTTTTTTGGCTGTGGACGGCATTCAGGGCGTGGGAGCGTTGCAGATGAATGTCAGGGACTGGGACATCGATTTTCTGGCGGCAGGAGGGCACAAATGGCTGCTCTCGCCCATGGGCACCGGGTTTGCGTATCTGGCGCCAGCACTGCTTGAAAAAATATCACCGGCATTTGCCGGTTGGCTGAGTGTGGAAAACCCCTGGAATCTGTTGGATTTTCAGCTTCGGTTTCTCTCCTCTGCGCAAAAATTTGAACTGGGCACGACAAACATCCTGGGATTCAGGGGAATGTCGGAGTCACTTGACC from the Calditrichota bacterium genome contains:
- a CDS encoding diaminopimelate epimerase — protein: MINFVKISATGNDFILIDNRNQQLLPEPGWIRRICARRTGAGADGILLLEPSDRLDFSMRYFNADGSEGELCGNGARAIAYFGRMLGLGNGERLTFMTQSGPISARVSGTYVRVSMPMAQDIDLTLQLAEAFGLTSEGFARVGVPHFVVRAHNLADVDVETIGKALRFHPHFSKGTNVNFVDFQDEHTLHIRTYERGVEAETLACGTGSAASAIVGFLKGYVRPPVTVVARGGTLTIDFDSERSSVFLSGTVTVIYSAELQLGKDA
- a CDS encoding aminotransferase class V-fold PLP-dependent enzyme — encoded protein: MSMNLADVRGEFSHTRKMVYLEHAAVAPLPVRTVQAMQTFLTKRHAGPVKFDEENIAHLAQLRQKLAQLIQADSADRIALVPNTSTGINIFAQGFPFQPGDRILIPSIEFPSNVYPYLNLRRKGVKVDFLPVSGKEITREIIAPHFTPHTRVLAISFVQFTNGFRANLKELADFCHARGAFLAVDGIQGVGALQMNVRDWDIDFLAAGGHKWLLSPMGTGFAYLAPALLEKISPAFAGWLSVENPWNLLDFQLRFLSSAQKFELGTTNILGFRGMSESLDLFLEFGPKAVQDRILHLTAFLSEKLQAMGATLLSPTREEQRSGIVSFALSEDDAPLHQALIRKKIFLSYRLKHLRASPHFYNTEDELLAVVDALKKQRG